A genomic segment from Flavobacterium litorale encodes:
- a CDS encoding DoxX family protein, protein MTYAAIIAVLLFLAITFIQSGYDKATDWKGNINWLKGHFADTFLKDQVPLALLIILIMEVITGFFSLMAIIKLLMFDDPYFAFLAACFSCATLLMLLLGQRVAKDYDGARTIVIYFIPTVLLLAWL, encoded by the coding sequence ATGACTTATGCAGCTATAATTGCCGTACTACTATTTTTGGCAATAACATTTATACAATCGGGCTACGATAAAGCTACAGATTGGAAAGGGAATATTAATTGGCTTAAAGGACACTTTGCCGATACATTTTTAAAGGACCAAGTGCCTTTGGCACTACTTATTATCCTTATAATGGAAGTAATTACAGGGTTTTTCTCGTTAATGGCAATTATAAAACTATTGATGTTTGACGATCCTTATTTTGCATTCCTAGCAGCGTGTTTCTCGTGTGCTACACTCCTAATGTTACTTTTAGGGCAACGTGTTGCTAAAGATTACGATGGCGCACGTACCATTGTAATTTACTTTATCCCAACAGTGTTATTACTAGCTTGGTTATAA
- a CDS encoding DUF4837 family protein, producing MIRIKQILFFVFVLCAVGCNNTNDAEATASKSNINEIYIIINDALWNGDVGDSLRRKLAAPVDGLTQEEPLFTLNQYHDTTFDAVLKKGRNIIIVNEGSDKNFTSKKDTFCSPQNVFTFSGETVEELLELIDMYSYDIIMKIKETEIAENQKRNEEEGLLDITHIRQQFNVGLMVPTTYTYAIQNDNFVWLKKDIPSGNTNILLYSVPYHRIEHEKTILGNIISMRDSIGSLYIHGQEKGTHMKTEEAYSPYLFMTSFKDKRAFETRGNWDMENDFMNGPFLNYAIRDNKHQCYLVIEGFIYSPSSPKRDLIIELESIIKSLEFQ from the coding sequence ATGATAAGAATAAAACAAATACTATTTTTTGTTTTTGTTCTTTGTGCCGTAGGCTGCAACAACACTAACGATGCTGAAGCTACAGCATCCAAAAGCAACATTAACGAGATATACATCATTATAAACGATGCGCTCTGGAATGGCGATGTTGGCGATAGCTTACGCAGAAAACTAGCTGCCCCTGTAGATGGGCTTACGCAAGAAGAACCTCTTTTTACCCTTAACCAATACCACGACACCACCTTTGATGCCGTACTTAAAAAAGGTAGAAACATTATTATTGTAAACGAAGGCAGCGATAAAAATTTTACCTCGAAAAAAGATACGTTTTGTTCCCCTCAAAACGTGTTTACTTTTAGTGGCGAAACCGTAGAAGAGCTTTTAGAACTCATTGATATGTACTCGTACGATATTATCATGAAGATAAAAGAAACCGAAATTGCCGAGAACCAAAAACGTAACGAAGAAGAGGGGCTGCTAGATATAACCCACATTCGGCAGCAATTTAATGTAGGCTTAATGGTACCCACAACCTACACCTACGCCATACAAAACGATAACTTTGTTTGGCTTAAAAAAGATATTCCTAGTGGTAATACCAATATTTTGTTGTACAGTGTGCCTTACCACCGTATAGAGCACGAAAAAACAATACTCGGTAATATTATTAGCATGCGCGACTCTATAGGCAGCTTGTACATACACGGGCAAGAAAAAGGTACGCACATGAAAACGGAAGAAGCCTATTCGCCCTACCTTTTTATGACGAGTTTTAAAGACAAGCGTGCTTTTGAAACACGGGGTAATTGGGATATGGAAAACGATTTTATGAATGGTCCTTTTCTTAACTATGCCATTCGCGATAACAAACACCAGTGCTATTTGGTAATAGAGGGTTTTATATACAGCCCGTCGTCGCCCAAACGCGACCTCATCATCGAATTAGAATCGATTATAAAATCATTAGAATTCCAGTAA
- a CDS encoding helix-turn-helix domain-containing protein: protein MQSLSTTAQYALRFINQTNRSIFLTGKAGTGKTTLLKEIIKTTHKNVVVVAPTGIAALNAGGVTIHSMFQLPFAGFIPDANHPPQFSDRVKFETKNTLRRHFKMRGDKKTILQNLQLLVIDEVSMLRADLLDAIDFMLRSVRRNEQPFGGVQVLYIGDLLQLPPVVRNEEWEVLKQFYSGKFFFHSHVVQQSPPLYIELSKIYRQTDEQFIGVLNNLRNNVITKDDLQILNQFVNPNFDVNQHTGYITLTTHNAKADAMNANALNDLKGKVHTYFPEIVDDFPEKIYPVEEELQLKVGAQVMFVKNDTSPDKNYYNGKIGIIESLSEGEILVHFPEENRTIEAEKYEWQNIRYYVDPQTKEIKEDIMGTFVQYPLKLAWAITVHKSQGLTFDKAVLDVSRVFMPGQAYVALSRLRSLQGLVLLSPMQMNGILNDADVMNYATAKAKEDDLEASLQQETKRYIFDFLKSGFSWQELAEAWQKHKMSYLHEGSKALKSSHRQWAQQQDDKIHKLLSPAAKFVNQLSSLFRNPATDMEFVKERVMAAYNYFFPTLDGLATEIVSKMEAIKRQRKAKGFYEELAELEDIQTTTVLQLMRAKLLMQAVAAGVEINRQQLTSPEIQSYKKDKVAAIRKTMPAAPTILDDAFEDDYTERYTAKKKKPKVPKKSTLEETFELWQQKLSIPEIAAKRKLTETTIQSHFAGLIQQGKVKVTDALPNDKIEALKAAFADFKEGQTLTDIKQKSGDQFTWGELRLYRASLAND from the coding sequence ATGCAATCCTTATCCACAACTGCCCAATATGCGCTACGTTTTATTAACCAAACCAATAGGTCAATATTCCTAACAGGTAAGGCAGGTACAGGGAAAACCACATTGTTAAAGGAAATTATAAAAACCACCCATAAAAATGTGGTGGTAGTGGCACCAACGGGCATAGCAGCCCTAAATGCAGGTGGGGTAACCATACACTCCATGTTTCAGTTGCCCTTTGCGGGGTTTATACCCGATGCAAACCACCCACCCCAATTTTCCGATAGGGTAAAGTTCGAAACCAAAAACACCCTACGCAGGCATTTTAAAATGCGAGGAGACAAAAAAACCATACTGCAAAACCTGCAATTATTGGTGATAGACGAGGTTAGTATGCTCCGTGCCGACTTACTGGATGCCATTGATTTTATGTTACGAAGCGTACGCCGAAACGAACAACCCTTTGGCGGTGTACAAGTACTCTATATAGGCGATTTATTACAGTTGCCCCCCGTTGTACGTAACGAGGAGTGGGAGGTACTAAAGCAGTTTTACAGCGGTAAATTCTTTTTTCACTCGCATGTAGTGCAGCAAAGCCCACCCTTATACATAGAGCTTAGCAAAATATACCGCCAAACCGACGAGCAGTTTATAGGCGTACTCAACAACCTAAGGAATAACGTTATAACCAAAGACGATTTACAAATACTTAACCAGTTTGTAAACCCCAATTTTGATGTTAACCAGCATACGGGCTACATTACCCTTACCACGCACAATGCTAAGGCAGATGCTATGAATGCCAACGCGCTTAACGACCTAAAGGGTAAAGTACATACCTATTTCCCCGAAATTGTAGATGATTTCCCCGAAAAGATATACCCCGTAGAGGAAGAGTTACAACTAAAAGTAGGTGCGCAGGTAATGTTTGTAAAAAACGATACCTCGCCCGATAAAAACTACTATAACGGTAAAATTGGAATCATTGAGTCGTTATCCGAAGGAGAAATATTAGTACATTTTCCTGAGGAGAACCGCACCATAGAAGCCGAAAAATACGAGTGGCAAAACATACGCTACTACGTGGACCCGCAAACCAAAGAAATAAAAGAAGATATAATGGGTACGTTTGTACAATACCCGTTAAAGCTCGCTTGGGCAATAACCGTACACAAAAGCCAAGGCTTAACGTTTGATAAAGCGGTGCTGGATGTATCGCGTGTTTTTATGCCAGGGCAGGCGTATGTAGCCTTATCCCGATTGCGTTCGTTACAGGGGCTTGTATTGCTCTCCCCAATGCAAATGAATGGCATACTAAACGATGCCGATGTAATGAATTATGCTACGGCAAAAGCCAAAGAGGACGATTTGGAGGCATCGTTACAACAAGAAACAAAGCGTTATATATTCGATTTCCTAAAAAGTGGTTTTAGTTGGCAAGAACTCGCCGAAGCATGGCAAAAACACAAAATGAGTTATTTGCATGAGGGGAGTAAAGCACTAAAAAGCAGCCATAGGCAATGGGCACAACAGCAAGACGATAAAATACATAAATTACTAAGCCCCGCAGCTAAATTTGTTAACCAGCTTAGTAGTTTGTTTCGGAATCCAGCTACTGATATGGAATTTGTAAAAGAAAGGGTAATGGCAGCGTACAATTATTTTTTCCCTACGTTAGATGGTTTAGCAACCGAGATAGTAAGCAAGATGGAAGCAATAAAACGCCAACGCAAAGCCAAAGGTTTTTATGAAGAACTTGCCGAACTCGAGGATATACAAACCACTACCGTACTCCAGTTAATGCGAGCAAAATTACTAATGCAAGCCGTAGCAGCAGGGGTGGAGATAAACCGACAGCAACTAACATCGCCCGAAATACAATCGTATAAAAAAGATAAGGTGGCAGCCATTCGTAAAACAATGCCTGCCGCACCCACCATTTTGGATGATGCTTTTGAGGACGATTATACAGAACGCTATACTGCTAAAAAGAAAAAGCCTAAAGTACCTAAAAAATCGACTCTTGAAGAAACTTTTGAACTCTGGCAACAAAAGCTATCCATACCCGAAATTGCTGCTAAACGTAAACTTACCGAAACCACCATACAAAGCCATTTTGCAGGCTTAATACAGCAGGGCAAGGTAAAAGTAACCGATGCTTTACCCAACGATAAAATAGAAGCCTTAAAGGCTGCTTTTGCCGATTTTAAAGAAGGGCAAACCCTAACAGATATAAAACAAAAGAGTGGCGACCAATTTACTTGGGGCGAACTTAGGTTATACCGAGCTAGTTTAGCTAACGATTAG
- a CDS encoding phosphoglycerate kinase has product MRTLSDINFAGKKALIRVDFNVPLDEHFNVTDANRIEAAKPTIDTILNDGGSVILMSHLGRPKGKEDQYSLKHIVDKTSEVLGKQVHFVNDCIGTDAETAAANLKAGEILLLENLRFYKEETAGDEAFAEKLAKLGDVYVNDAFGTAHRAHASTTIVAKFFPKNKVFGALLAKEIESLDKVLKNSEKPVTAVLGGSKVSSKITVIENILDKVDHLIIGGGMTFTFIKALGGKIGNSICEDDKQELALEILEKAKAKNVQVHLPVDVVAADAFKNDANTMVVNTNEIPDGWQGLDAGPKSLENLRQVILDSKTILWNGPLGVFEMETFAKGTITLGEFIAEATKNGAFSLVGGGDSVAAVKQFGLEPKMSYVSTGGGAMLEMLEGKTLPGIAAIQA; this is encoded by the coding sequence ATGAGAACGCTTTCTGATATTAATTTTGCAGGTAAAAAGGCATTAATACGAGTAGATTTTAATGTACCACTCGACGAGCATTTTAACGTTACCGATGCCAACCGCATTGAGGCAGCAAAACCAACAATTGATACAATTTTAAACGATGGAGGTAGTGTTATTTTAATGAGCCACTTGGGCAGACCTAAAGGGAAAGAAGACCAATACTCTCTAAAACATATAGTAGATAAAACAAGTGAAGTTTTAGGAAAACAAGTACATTTTGTAAACGATTGTATTGGTACTGATGCCGAAACAGCCGCAGCGAACCTAAAAGCGGGCGAAATTTTGCTGTTGGAAAACCTCCGATTTTATAAAGAAGAAACAGCAGGCGATGAGGCTTTTGCCGAAAAATTAGCCAAACTAGGCGATGTTTATGTAAACGATGCATTTGGTACAGCACACCGCGCCCATGCCTCTACAACAATAGTGGCAAAGTTTTTCCCAAAAAATAAGGTGTTTGGTGCGCTTCTTGCTAAAGAAATTGAAAGTTTAGACAAGGTATTAAAAAATAGCGAAAAACCTGTTACAGCAGTTTTGGGCGGAAGCAAAGTATCGTCTAAAATTACCGTTATCGAGAATATACTGGATAAGGTAGACCACCTAATTATTGGTGGTGGTATGACCTTTACATTTATAAAGGCATTAGGCGGAAAAATAGGAAACTCTATTTGTGAGGACGATAAGCAGGAACTGGCGTTAGAAATATTAGAAAAAGCCAAAGCCAAAAACGTACAAGTACACTTACCTGTAGATGTTGTGGCTGCCGATGCTTTTAAAAACGATGCTAACACTATGGTGGTTAACACTAACGAAATTCCAGACGGATGGCAAGGGCTTGATGCAGGACCAAAATCGTTAGAGAACCTTAGGCAGGTAATACTAGATTCTAAAACAATATTATGGAACGGACCGTTAGGCGTTTTTGAAATGGAAACCTTTGCTAAAGGTACAATAACACTAGGCGAATTTATTGCTGAAGCTACCAAAAACGGAGCATTCTCGCTTGTTGGGGGTGGCGACTCGGTAGCAGCCGTAAAACAATTCGGTTTAGAGCCAAAAATGAGCTATGTGTCCACAGGAGGTGGTGCCATGCTCGAAATGTTAGAGGGTAAAACCCTACCTGGTATTGCTGCAATACAGGCATAA
- a CDS encoding LysM peptidoglycan-binding domain-containing protein: protein MKMKRMLLFVAGILSCTAFAQESAQAPISVPKAEVKLSYIDSLKATFTHNEALARIDSLWVKELTNDALFATMQEEIHNVNPDSVVVYPELSSEVLKQRLAAMDALSPFHIEYNASLENVIKSYLKNRKKTIERIMVLSEYYFPMFEEHLAKYDIPMELKYLAIVESALNPRAKSRVGASGLWQFMYPTGKQFKLEVNSYIDERYDPLKATEAACQYLSSLYRMFGDWDLVLASYNAGPGNVTKAMRRSGGKKNYWNIRRKLPRETRGYVPAFLATMYMFDYADAHGIKPAGKAPIAYAETDTVQVQRQMSFAQVSNLLDIPVAELQLLNPVYKLDVVPYSSTKPFYLRLPKNKIGLFTANEEGIYAYIDYEASQREQPIYDGNDAVVLLQNGKKKITTTKTYRVRSGDNLGAIAQKHGVSVAKLKRWNGIRGTMIRVGQRLKIYKTKIVAIPKKEKEAIAAAKKKEQKQQEVKPVTVEVATPKPEEAIAENTKAPIAEQTETVATTDEQNSEDTPAVVETPTEPEIAPTTEVAVAETPKQKRAEAANYEEERMYIVKKGDSLFSIAKKLPGVTVENLKNWNKNTIEGDNLQPGMELRVILN from the coding sequence ATGAAGATGAAAAGAATGCTGTTGTTTGTTGCTGGGATACTTTCTTGCACTGCGTTTGCACAAGAGAGTGCTCAGGCACCTATAAGTGTGCCAAAGGCAGAGGTAAAACTATCGTATATCGACTCTTTAAAAGCAACATTTACCCATAATGAGGCACTTGCACGTATAGATAGCCTTTGGGTAAAAGAGCTTACTAACGATGCTCTTTTTGCAACCATGCAAGAAGAAATACACAACGTAAATCCCGATTCGGTAGTAGTGTACCCCGAACTTTCTAGCGAAGTGTTGAAACAAAGGTTAGCAGCTATGGATGCACTTTCGCCTTTCCATATCGAGTACAATGCATCGTTAGAAAACGTTATAAAATCGTACTTAAAAAACAGAAAAAAAACCATAGAGCGCATCATGGTATTATCAGAATACTATTTCCCGATGTTCGAGGAACATTTGGCAAAGTACGATATACCCATGGAGTTAAAATACCTTGCCATTGTAGAGTCGGCACTTAACCCACGCGCAAAATCAAGAGTTGGCGCATCAGGGCTTTGGCAGTTTATGTACCCTACTGGCAAACAGTTTAAGCTCGAAGTAAACTCGTATATTGATGAGCGTTACGACCCGTTAAAGGCTACCGAGGCAGCCTGCCAATACCTATCCAGCCTTTACAGAATGTTTGGCGATTGGGATTTGGTACTTGCATCCTACAATGCAGGGCCAGGTAACGTAACCAAAGCCATGCGACGCTCGGGCGGGAAAAAGAATTACTGGAACATTAGGCGCAAACTACCCAGAGAAACGCGTGGTTATGTACCCGCTTTTTTAGCTACCATGTATATGTTTGACTATGCCGATGCACATGGTATTAAACCCGCAGGCAAAGCACCTATTGCGTATGCCGAAACAGATACTGTACAAGTGCAACGCCAAATGTCGTTTGCGCAAGTGTCCAACCTGCTCGATATCCCTGTAGCCGAGTTACAACTACTCAACCCCGTTTACAAGCTCGATGTTGTTCCGTACAGCTCTACCAAACCCTTTTATTTAAGGTTGCCCAAAAATAAAATAGGGCTGTTTACAGCAAATGAGGAAGGTATATATGCCTATATAGATTACGAGGCTAGCCAGCGCGAACAACCCATATACGATGGTAACGATGCCGTAGTATTACTCCAAAACGGTAAAAAGAAAATAACCACCACCAAAACCTACCGCGTACGTAGTGGCGACAACTTGGGTGCAATAGCTCAAAAGCACGGTGTATCGGTAGCCAAGCTAAAACGGTGGAATGGTATTAGAGGCACTATGATTAGAGTGGGGCAACGCCTAAAAATATACAAAACTAAAATAGTAGCTATTCCTAAAAAGGAAAAAGAAGCCATAGCTGCCGCCAAAAAGAAGGAACAAAAACAGCAAGAAGTAAAACCTGTAACTGTTGAGGTTGCAACACCAAAACCAGAGGAGGCTATTGCCGAGAATACAAAAGCACCCATAGCGGAGCAAACCGAAACAGTAGCCACAACAGACGAACAAAATAGCGAGGATACTCCTGCTGTCGTTGAGACACCAACCGAACCCGAAATAGCACCTACTACCGAGGTAGCTGTTGCCGAAACACCAAAGCAAAAAAGAGCCGAAGCCGCTAATTACGAAGAAGAACGTATGTACATTGTTAAAAAAGGCGACTCGTTGTTTAGCATTGCTAAAAAACTGCCTGGTGTAACCGTAGAAAACCTAAAAAACTGGAATAAGAATACCATAGAGGGCGACAACCTACAACCAGGTATGGAGCTGAGGGTAATTCTGAACTAA
- a CDS encoding GIY-YIG nuclease family protein — MKPGYIYIITNYTNTTLYIGVTSDLHERIKEHKHKRYANSFSARYNLNKLVYFEAFQMIEDAIAREKQLKAGSRANKIALIQKLNPEWKDLYFEIEQYL, encoded by the coding sequence ATGAAACCTGGTTACATTTACATTATTACCAATTATACCAATACCACATTGTACATAGGTGTAACTTCTGATTTACACGAACGTATAAAAGAACACAAGCACAAGCGTTACGCAAATTCATTTTCTGCACGGTATAATCTTAATAAACTGGTTTATTTTGAAGCCTTTCAGATGATAGAAGATGCCATTGCACGAGAAAAACAACTAAAAGCAGGCTCGAGAGCGAATAAGATTGCATTAATCCAAAAGCTAAACCCAGAATGGAAGGATTTGTATTTTGAGATTGAGCAATATTTGTAA
- a CDS encoding DNA polymerase III subunit, whose product MLFSEILGQEHIKSHLTASADAGRIPHAQLFVGPEGSGTLPMAIAYAQYILCSNANGENNGGNDACNLKFSNLSHPDLHFVFPVAPNSEVKSHPVSANFLKAWREFVTQTPYGSLFDWYNKIDIAKKQGQIGVDEAQEIVKSLSLKAYEGGYKVMIIWMADRMNIPTANKLLKLLEEPPEKTIFLLVTEDEDNILQTIASRCQVLHFGGLSEQAITDALVTRENMLPANAKKLAHQAQGNYNKAYHLIHKKGDEYPFEEWFVQWVRAAFRAKGNAAAIQDLIVWSEQIAGIGREAQKQFLDFCITMFRQALMLNYQAKELVYVEPTVEKFKLENFAPFVNGNNISGIFTELSDAIYHIERNGNAKIILTDLSIKLTRLIHKK is encoded by the coding sequence ATGCTTTTCTCAGAAATTTTAGGACAGGAACATATTAAAAGCCACTTAACGGCAAGTGCCGATGCTGGCAGAATACCGCATGCACAACTGTTTGTGGGGCCTGAGGGTTCGGGTACATTGCCTATGGCAATTGCCTACGCACAATATATTTTGTGCAGCAATGCCAACGGAGAAAACAATGGCGGTAACGATGCCTGTAACCTAAAGTTTAGCAACCTATCGCACCCCGATTTGCATTTTGTGTTCCCTGTAGCACCTAATAGCGAGGTAAAAAGCCACCCCGTAAGTGCCAATTTTTTAAAGGCTTGGCGCGAGTTTGTAACCCAAACGCCCTACGGTAGCCTTTTTGACTGGTACAACAAAATTGATATTGCCAAAAAGCAAGGGCAAATTGGTGTTGATGAAGCGCAGGAAATTGTAAAATCGCTTTCGCTGAAAGCCTATGAGGGCGGCTATAAAGTGATGATTATTTGGATGGCAGACCGTATGAATATCCCTACTGCCAACAAGCTATTAAAGTTACTAGAAGAACCACCCGAAAAAACGATTTTTTTACTGGTTACCGAAGATGAAGATAATATACTACAAACAATAGCATCGCGCTGCCAAGTACTGCATTTTGGCGGGTTAAGCGAGCAGGCTATAACAGATGCCTTAGTTACTCGTGAAAATATGTTGCCTGCTAATGCCAAGAAATTAGCCCACCAAGCACAGGGCAATTACAATAAGGCTTACCATTTAATCCATAAAAAAGGTGATGAATACCCTTTTGAGGAGTGGTTTGTGCAATGGGTACGCGCTGCCTTTAGGGCTAAGGGTAATGCTGCTGCCATACAGGATTTAATTGTTTGGAGCGAACAAATTGCTGGTATTGGGCGCGAAGCGCAAAAGCAATTCCTCGATTTTTGTATTACCATGTTTAGGCAAGCACTCATGCTCAACTATCAGGCTAAGGAATTGGTTTATGTTGAGCCTACTGTGGAGAAATTTAAACTGGAAAATTTTGCTCCGTTTGTAAACGGTAACAACATCAGTGGTATCTTTACAGAACTTTCGGATGCTATTTATCATATAGAGCGCAACGGAAATGCTAAAATTATTTTAACTGATTTATCTATTAAATTAACACGACTAATCCATAAAAAATAA